The following proteins are co-located in the Pleurocapsa minor HA4230-MV1 genome:
- a CDS encoding antitoxin yields the protein METAKLFQNGQSQAVRLPKKYRFPGDKVLIRRIGNAVVLLPYQDAWETLFESLEQFSADFMSEKRQQPKSQERETAFE from the coding sequence ATGGAAACAGCTAAACTATTTCAAAATGGTCAAAGCCAAGCAGTTAGGCTACCCAAAAAATATCGTTTTCCTGGAGATAAAGTCTTAATTAGACGCATAGGTAATGCTGTAGTGCTTTTACCATATCAAGATGCTTGGGAAACGTTGTTTGAGAGCTTAGAGCAATTTTCCGCTGATTTTATGAGTGAAAAACGCCAGCAACCAAAATCACAAGAACGAGA
- a CDS encoding HlyD family efflux transporter periplasmic adaptor subunit, protein MSLLRFLSRWLTIVSLLGIISGCDLNSLAQSQDVTRETKPKVQPAKQVVALGKLTPKGEVIKLSVANAEDSRVNQILVDEGDRVKKDQVIAILQGFENSQRNLEEAEKEVELTQARLAQVQAGESKQAQLAAQQANISRLESQLRNETAERQAAIASAKAQLKQAQLTYDRNRSLQQQGAVSIQAFDRTKEGLDMAQATLNERLAQLGNTQQTLKQEITQERENLAQLQEIRPVDLKVAELEVEKATIAVEKIKADLEDTKVKVPISGQILRINTRVGEQVNTEEGIVELGRTDEMYAIAEVYETDIGKVKIGQPATVSSEYGGFTGKLKGTVEHLGLQVGTKELSATSEEDPTQDENSRIVEVKIRLNPEDSQKVSSLTNMQVRVEINN, encoded by the coding sequence ATGAGTTTGTTAAGATTTTTAAGTAGGTGGCTCACTATTGTGAGTCTGTTGGGGATTATTTCTGGTTGCGACCTAAATTCTCTGGCTCAATCCCAGGATGTAACCAGAGAAACAAAGCCCAAAGTACAGCCAGCAAAGCAGGTGGTGGCGTTAGGTAAATTAACTCCTAAAGGTGAAGTGATTAAACTCTCAGTAGCAAATGCTGAAGATAGTCGAGTCAATCAGATCTTAGTTGATGAGGGCGATCGCGTGAAGAAAGATCAGGTAATTGCTATTCTTCAGGGATTTGAAAACAGCCAGAGAAATTTGGAAGAGGCTGAAAAAGAGGTGGAGTTAACCCAAGCAAGATTAGCACAAGTCCAAGCAGGAGAAAGTAAACAAGCGCAATTGGCTGCACAACAAGCCAATATATCTCGTCTTGAATCTCAATTACGTAATGAGACAGCAGAACGACAGGCGGCGATCGCCTCTGCTAAAGCACAGCTAAAACAGGCTCAATTAACTTACGATCGCAACCGCAGTTTACAACAACAGGGAGCGGTGAGTATTCAGGCTTTCGATCGAACCAAAGAAGGGTTAGATATGGCTCAGGCTACCTTAAACGAAAGACTTGCTCAGTTAGGTAATACTCAGCAAACTTTAAAGCAGGAAATAACCCAAGAACGCGAAAATTTAGCTCAATTACAGGAAATTAGACCAGTAGATCTTAAGGTAGCAGAACTAGAAGTAGAAAAAGCAACTATTGCCGTGGAAAAAATTAAAGCCGATCTTGAGGACACTAAAGTAAAAGTGCCGATTTCTGGTCAGATCTTGCGCATTAATACCCGTGTGGGGGAACAGGTAAACACCGAAGAAGGAATTGTCGAATTAGGTCGTACGGATGAAATGTATGCGATCGCCGAAGTGTATGAAACTGACATTGGGAAGGTAAAAATTGGACAGCCAGCAACGGTTAGCAGTGAGTATGGCGGATTTACAGGTAAGTTAAAGGGAACAGTCGAACATTTGGGTTTACAAGTAGGAACTAAAGAATTATCTGCAACCTCTGAAGAAGATCCTACTCAAGACGAAAATTCTCGCATTGTCGAAGTTAAAATTCGCCTTAATCCTGAAGATAGTCAAAAGGTGTCAAGCCTAACTAACATGCAAGTTAGGGTAGAAATCAACAATTGA
- a CDS encoding Mo-dependent nitrogenase C-terminal domain-containing protein, producing the protein MTTLIQKPQPKTFKFILVLKQWVNNLEIDQEQTARLIVRLIPAQCPFAREIRAFGKVIVRIPALCKFNPLYEELIGLRFRALCFLADQCGVDITPYCS; encoded by the coding sequence ATGACAACCTTAATTCAAAAACCGCAACCAAAAACTTTCAAATTTATCCTAGTACTCAAGCAATGGGTCAATAACTTAGAGATCGACCAAGAGCAAACCGCAAGACTAATTGTCCGATTAATTCCTGCTCAATGTCCTTTTGCTAGAGAAATACGAGCATTTGGTAAAGTAATAGTGCGGATTCCTGCTTTGTGTAAATTCAACCCCTTGTACGAGGAGTTAATTGGCTTGAGATTTCGTGCTTTATGTTTTCTTGCGGATCAATGTGGCGTAGACATTACACCTTATTGTTCATAG